In Thermococcus thioreducens, a genomic segment contains:
- the cas7a gene encoding type I-A CRISPR-associated protein Cas7/Csa2, whose amino-acid sequence MYVRISGRVRLNAHSLNAQGGGGSNYVEVTKAKVTVKTDSGWAIVEVPAITGNMVKHWHFAGFVDYFRKTPFKDNLTERALRYNGTRFGQGETRARKADGTEVELRNEGDIIANLADADVHGFLAPNTGVRRVSLVKTSFIVPTEDFIRAVEGERLISAVKHNRVDVNENGAIGSRDDTAQMIFSREYTTGVYGFSVVLDLGLVGVPQSNTAGGSVINDKEREARIESALKALIPMLSGYLGANLARSFPLIKIEEFIAVASDEPIPALVHGFYEDYVEASGAIVRNARQLGFNIKAFAHNTDFVEDAEKVSSVEGLVNKLIEMLDNGSSGGKG is encoded by the coding sequence ATGTACGTCCGGATAAGCGGTAGGGTTAGGCTGAACGCCCACTCCCTCAACGCCCAGGGCGGTGGTGGGAGCAACTACGTGGAGGTCACCAAGGCGAAGGTGACCGTTAAGACCGACAGCGGCTGGGCTATTGTTGAGGTTCCAGCCATTACCGGCAACATGGTGAAGCACTGGCACTTCGCCGGCTTCGTGGATTACTTCAGGAAGACACCCTTCAAGGACAACCTCACCGAGAGGGCCTTAAGGTACAACGGGACGAGGTTCGGGCAGGGTGAAACGAGGGCACGGAAGGCAGACGGAACGGAGGTTGAACTGAGGAATGAGGGTGACATCATAGCCAATCTTGCAGATGCGGACGTTCACGGCTTCCTTGCCCCGAACACCGGGGTTAGAAGGGTCTCGCTCGTTAAAACGTCTTTTATAGTTCCCACGGAGGACTTCATCAGGGCCGTTGAGGGCGAGAGACTCATAAGCGCTGTAAAGCACAACCGCGTGGACGTGAACGAAAATGGCGCAATTGGGAGCAGAGATGACACCGCCCAGATGATATTCAGCAGGGAGTACACCACCGGTGTCTACGGCTTCTCGGTCGTTCTCGACCTCGGTCTCGTTGGCGTTCCCCAGTCCAATACCGCTGGGGGTAGCGTGATAAATGATAAGGAGCGCGAGGCTAGAATAGAGAGCGCCCTTAAGGCCCTAATTCCAATGCTCAGCGGCTACCTCGGTGCGAACCTCGCGCGCTCCTTCCCGCTGATCAAGATTGAGGAGTTCATAGCGGTGGCGAGCGATGAGCCAATCCCCGCTCTCGTCCACGGCTTCTATGAGGACTACGTCGAGGCGAGCGGAGCGATAGTAAGGAACGCCAGACAACTGGGGTTCAACATCAAGGCCTTCGCCCACAACACGGACTTCGTAGAAGATGCTGAAAAGGTTTCTTCGGTTGAGGGGCTCGTCAATAAGCTCATTGAAATGCTCGACAACGGCTCCAGCGGGGGGAAGGGGTGA
- a CDS encoding winged helix DNA-binding protein, translating to MRYVVTVGEHINHIFQNGELMLPERIKNGNPKISSAVVLYSVREDTTKEYRKRILSNVREAEERFKSLRIPVVVIEIGEPYRFQERIEEFKRLIIPETIINITGGRRIVGYELLYAAVLVRNENPDVIKSVFYVTEKGDVIEFPVVDPRIQLTPLELQILRIIQDHSRETGRPMNLTELRNRLEFINDSTYSLPFISEYVSRLERKGYVKKEKKGRKRFVVPLI from the coding sequence ATGAGGTACGTTGTCACTGTAGGGGAGCACATCAATCATATCTTCCAGAACGGAGAGCTCATGCTGCCTGAAAGAATCAAGAATGGGAACCCTAAAATCAGCAGTGCGGTCGTGCTTTACTCTGTACGGGAAGACACCACCAAGGAATATCGCAAAAGGATACTCTCCAATGTGCGGGAAGCGGAGGAGAGATTCAAAAGCTTGAGAATTCCCGTGGTTGTAATTGAGATCGGGGAGCCCTACCGGTTTCAAGAGAGAATAGAGGAGTTCAAGAGGCTGATAATCCCCGAAACAATAATAAACATCACCGGCGGGAGGAGAATAGTCGGATACGAACTTCTGTACGCGGCTGTTCTCGTCAGAAACGAAAATCCGGATGTAATAAAATCGGTTTTTTACGTGACTGAAAAAGGTGATGTTATAGAGTTCCCGGTTGTAGATCCGAGGATCCAGCTCACCCCGTTGGAGCTCCAGATTTTAAGGATTATCCAGGATCATTCGAGAGAAACCGGGCGGCCAATGAACCTCACGGAACTTAGAAACAGACTTGAATTCATCAACGACTCAACGTACTCACTGCCATTTATAAGCGAATACGTCTCTCGTCTGGAGAGAAAAGGCTACGTCAAGAAAGAGAAGAAGGGACGAAAAAGGTTTGTAGTGCCCCTAATCTAA
- the cas6 gene encoding CRISPR-associated endoribonuclease Cas6, translating to MRFAIRLRPENEPFKVPFNHQHKLQGLIYRRIQRVNPELSLRLHSPKVPKLFTFSLFMAERRDLEKGRPYFLGHGRGFFYFSTAVPEVAEAFITGLLQKPEVELWGERFTVEEVKSLAEPERLSGRKFVTLSPIAVTTRRLQFGKLRSYDLSPSEPEFYELIRENLREKYLHIYGTNPPEDFKMKVLNAKPKRFEVKPGIFQVAWHLVFRAKGDEGLLKAGYLAGFGEKNSIGFGMVKVDGRENWLKPDSAGT from the coding sequence TTGAGGTTTGCAATAAGACTCCGGCCAGAGAATGAGCCGTTCAAAGTCCCCTTCAACCACCAGCACAAGCTCCAGGGACTGATCTACCGCAGGATCCAGCGGGTTAACCCGGAGCTGAGCCTTCGCCTCCACTCACCGAAGGTGCCGAAGCTCTTCACTTTCTCGCTATTCATGGCAGAAAGGCGGGACCTCGAAAAGGGACGGCCGTATTTCCTGGGACATGGAAGGGGCTTCTTCTACTTCTCGACGGCCGTTCCAGAGGTGGCGGAGGCCTTCATTACTGGTCTGCTCCAGAAACCGGAGGTCGAGCTCTGGGGCGAGCGCTTTACGGTTGAGGAGGTTAAGTCTTTAGCGGAACCGGAGAGATTAAGCGGGAGGAAGTTCGTGACTCTCTCGCCGATAGCGGTGACGACCAGGAGGCTCCAGTTTGGAAAGCTCAGGAGCTACGACCTAAGCCCATCGGAGCCGGAGTTCTACGAGCTTATCCGGGAGAACCTGAGGGAGAAGTACCTCCACATCTACGGAACCAATCCGCCGGAGGACTTCAAGATGAAAGTCCTCAACGCCAAGCCCAAGCGCTTCGAGGTGAAGCCGGGCATCTTTCAGGTGGCGTGGCACCTTGTCTTCCGCGCAAAGGGCGATGAAGGCCTGCTTAAAGCCGGCTACCTAGCGGGCTTCGGGGAGAAGAACTCGATCGGCTTCGGGATGGTGAAGGTTGATGGGAGGGAGAATTGGCTAAAGCCTGACTCAGCCGGAACTTAA
- a CDS encoding AAA family ATPase, translating to MVILMAIIQRRELDRVLGIRWLLLYGRRKTGKTFYVRERGRYSKYFIVTRGRSIVDIESGEELTISEFTRLLPYMIQSGRVVVDEFHRLDEPFFSLLQGLSGKGELTLITSTRHYFRRFIDENSPLIGLFHLQEVGLVDPRDAVAYVASLGIKGKTLMELACLVQEPWLAQTVGTMKEKTFEVLGSLLKDYVPSLTGEIFTEEDKELSQRYFAILEAVADGKRTSGEIASELFSRGLVDKNSPGTVSQYLETLVNMGLLERVLLHGKRRKGYHYRHVSPVVDFAFYLNSKYGFFETGLPEKSISQHLRERMPSYMEVFFERFLARLHALQPVKIALPELEVDIALRRHKRLALVGEVKWKGKLTRREIRKVEDKLAGLDAERRFLIVPERSVLSTEPEEVDVLDWRDFVELSRG from the coding sequence GTGGTTATACTAATGGCCATTATACAAAGGCGAGAGCTGGATCGCGTCCTTGGGATTAGATGGCTCCTGCTCTACGGGCGGAGAAAAACCGGGAAAACCTTCTACGTCAGGGAGAGGGGACGCTACTCAAAGTATTTCATTGTAACCCGGGGAAGAAGCATAGTGGACATTGAAAGCGGTGAAGAGCTAACGATAAGCGAATTTACACGTCTCCTGCCGTATATGATTCAAAGCGGCCGCGTTGTTGTTGACGAATTCCACCGGCTGGACGAGCCCTTCTTCTCCCTGCTCCAGGGGCTCTCCGGAAAGGGAGAACTGACGCTTATAACCTCAACAAGACACTACTTCAGGCGCTTCATCGACGAGAACAGCCCACTCATTGGCCTTTTCCACCTGCAGGAGGTGGGACTCGTTGATCCAAGAGATGCAGTGGCATACGTTGCCAGCCTTGGAATAAAGGGAAAAACCCTAATGGAGCTGGCGTGCCTCGTTCAGGAGCCTTGGCTGGCGCAGACCGTGGGGACCATGAAGGAGAAAACCTTTGAAGTGCTGGGGAGTCTTTTAAAAGACTACGTGCCGAGCCTGACGGGCGAGATATTCACTGAGGAAGACAAGGAGCTAAGCCAGCGCTATTTTGCCATCCTTGAGGCTGTTGCTGACGGCAAAAGGACCTCTGGAGAAATAGCCTCGGAGCTGTTTTCAAGGGGCCTCGTCGATAAGAACTCCCCCGGAACAGTTAGCCAGTACCTTGAGACCCTTGTGAACATGGGGCTCCTCGAAAGAGTCCTCCTCCACGGGAAGCGGAGGAAGGGCTATCACTACAGGCACGTTTCCCCGGTGGTCGATTTTGCCTTTTATCTGAACTCCAAGTACGGGTTCTTTGAGACGGGCCTGCCCGAAAAGAGCATCTCCCAGCACCTCCGGGAAAGGATGCCGTCCTACATGGAGGTCTTTTTCGAGAGGTTTCTGGCCAGGCTCCATGCCCTTCAGCCCGTTAAAATCGCTCTCCCCGAGCTGGAGGTTGACATTGCCCTGAGGAGACACAAACGTTTGGCCTTGGTGGGAGAAGTGAAGTGGAAGGGCAAACTGACGAGGAGAGAAATCAGGAAGGTGGAGGATAAACTTGCCGGCCTTGATGCGGAGAGAAGGTTTCTGATAGTGCCCGAGAGATCAGTCCTCAGCACCGAACCGGAGGAGGTTGATGTCCTGGACTGGAGGGACTTTGTGGAACTCTCGAGGGGGTGA
- a CDS encoding acetate--CoA ligase family protein: protein MDRIEKARAIIEKAKAENRPLVEPEAKEILKLYGVPVPDFKVATNEEEAVQFAREIGYPVVMKIVSPQIIHKSDAGGVKVNIKSDDEARQAFKAIMENARNYKPDADLWGVIVYKMLPLGKEVIVGMIRDPQFGPAIMFGLGGIFVEILKDVSFRVAPITREEALDMIKEIKAYPILAGARGEKPVNIEALAEIITKVGELALELPEIKELDINPIFAYEDSAVAVDARMLL from the coding sequence ATGGACAGGATTGAGAAGGCTAGGGCAATCATTGAGAAGGCCAAGGCCGAAAACAGGCCGCTCGTCGAGCCCGAGGCGAAAGAGATACTCAAGCTCTACGGCGTCCCGGTTCCGGACTTTAAAGTTGCAACCAACGAGGAGGAGGCCGTTCAGTTTGCCAGGGAGATCGGCTACCCTGTCGTCATGAAGATCGTTTCCCCGCAGATCATCCACAAGAGCGACGCCGGCGGTGTCAAGGTCAACATCAAGAGCGATGATGAAGCCAGGCAGGCATTCAAGGCCATCATGGAGAACGCCAGGAACTACAAGCCCGATGCAGACCTCTGGGGCGTCATCGTCTACAAGATGCTCCCGCTCGGCAAAGAGGTCATCGTCGGTATGATCCGCGACCCGCAGTTCGGTCCAGCTATAATGTTCGGTCTCGGTGGAATCTTCGTCGAGATCCTCAAGGACGTCAGCTTCCGCGTCGCCCCGATAACCAGAGAGGAAGCCCTCGACATGATAAAGGAGATCAAAGCATACCCGATTTTAGCGGGAGCCCGCGGCGAGAAGCCGGTCAACATCGAGGCCCTCGCCGAGATAATCACCAAGGTCGGCGAACTGGCTCTTGAGCTCCCGGAGATCAAGGAGCTCGACATCAACCCGATCTTCGCCTACGAGGACAGCGCCGTTGCCGTCGATGCCAGGATGCTTCTCTGA